CATTTTGCTGATTGCCACCTTTGCACTCAGCGCCGTCGCCCACTACTTGAAATGGGATTCGATTCTGCAATTCGTCATTTCAGCCATTTCGGTTATTTTTGTGGCCGGTTTTTTAGGCAAAGCCACCGAAAATGTAGCCCACTATGCCGGACAGCGGTTAGGCGGATTTTTGAATGCTACATTCGGCAATGCCGCCGAATTGATTATCGCCATTTTCCTCGTCAAAGAAGGATTGTTCGACATGGTTAAGGCCAGTTTGACAGGCTCCATTATCGGTAACCTGCTGCTGGTGCTTGGTCTAAGTATCTTTGCCGGAGGACTCAAGTTCAAAATTCAGAATTATAACGTATCCCTTGCCGGTCTAAACGGCTCCCTGATGATTGTAGCCATCATTGCCCTGTTTATTCCAGCCGTCTTCCTGAATACCCATTCCATCACACAGAAGGATACGAACACACTCAGTCTCATTGTCGCAGGTTTGCTGATCCTTGCCTACATAGCGTGGTTGGTGTTCTCCATGGTTACGCACAAGAACTATCTCGCAGATGTCACTGTGGATGAAGATGAAGAGTTGCCGCATGAACATGCACCCGAGTGGTCTAAGAAAAAATCAATTCTCTATCTTGTTCTTGCAACCGTCATGGTTGCCTTCGTCAGTGAATGGCTCGTTGGCACCCTTGAGGTGTTTACTGAACAATTTGGACTCAGCGAACTGTTCGTCGGTGCGTTCCTCGTTGCCATTATCGGTAACGCCGCGGAACATAGTGCAGCCATTATGCTTGCCATGAAAAACAAAATCGGTGCCGCAGTTGAGATCGCAGTCGGCAGCAGTTTACAAATCGCACTCTTTGTAGCTCCTGTGCTCGTTTTTGTCAGCTACTTCACAGGCAGAACGATGGACATTGTGTTTACAACGATTGAGCTGGTCGCCATTGGCGTAGCCGTATTTATCGCCAAGTCCATCACCCAGGACGGTTCAACGAACTGGTACGAAGGTCTACTCCTAATGGTTGTGTATGTTATTTTGGGTGTATCGTTCTTCCTGGTATAACAGTACTCCCATCATCCTAAATAATAGACAAAAAATTAGCGCGTAAAAGGCAGCCTGGAAATCGCATTTCCAGGCTGTTTTTTCTTTTCTCCCTCGCCTAAACCACATCAGACGAGCTGTTTCAATTCAGGCGCACAAAAAAAGCATGCAAACACCTGCATGCCTTCTATTCTGACCCACGCTATTGCAGGCTATTGCTCATTCTTCTTGTTCAAAGCTTCATATAGAATCGCCAGATTCCGCTCAAGCGCGCTTACCAGCTGCTTACCAGCACCTTCTGGAAGAAGCCCTGCACGAACAGCAAAATCGACTTCCTTGGAGAACCCATACATCTGTGTATCCAATACTTCCTCATAGAGAGGGCAGTAGCGGGTAGCCAGATTCTCCATCTGTACTTCAATAAGCTTCTGTATTTTATCTGCATCTTCTTGAAGAAGACTGATCGCTTTCAAGTGCAACTGGTCCTGCAGATCAGATGAAGTCATGCATTTTTCCCCCCTATGTCCCAAAAATCGCGTAAAGACGTTCTACCTCTAATATTAGACGAAATCAGGAGCTAATACAAGAACCTGACCAAAATAACCATAGATTATGGAGAGCTTTATTCCTGCCTAATCCCCCTATTTTACGGAGGTCTTGCCGTACACCTGAATTATCTCATGCAAAAAAAAGCACCTCTGCCATAATAGGCAGAGATGCTTCTTAGTGCCATTACTCGGATGCGATACTTACATTCAGTCCATGTTTGGCAAATACTTCTGACATAGCTGCTTTGGCTTCAGCTGCATCCGGGCCATGAACGTGCAGTTCATAGCTGTGCGTGCTGATCAGCGTTGTAAACAGTCCGAGAATACTTTTCACATCGATATACTTGTTCTCTGAATGAAGCACGATTGAAGAAGTAAACTTGCTCGCTGTTTGAGCAATTTCCACTACCGCTGCGTTATTACTCGACATAGGAATCCCTCCGTCTTTTCACTTTTGGTATCATCTATTAATTACCACTACATGATACCGTGAATCCGCTTTCCTAGCAACAGCAAAATACTGTTCCTATTTCAGACGATCCGGATTGAGGCATTCCAGCTCAGGAATAACGAAAATCCCGTCTTTACGGATCAATACATCATCAAAATAAATTTCGCCACCACCGTAGTCTGGACGCTGGATCAACACCAGATCCCAGTGAATGGAGGAACGGTTTCCGTTATCTGTTTCTTCATATGCCTGGCCTGGCGTAAAGTGCAAGCTGCCTGCAATTTTTTCATCAAACAGAATGTCCTTCATTGGGTGCAGGATATGTGGATTAAATCCAATTGCGAATTCTCCGATATGACGAGCGCCATCATCTGAATTCAGAATTTCATTGATGCGGTCTGTATCGTTGCTTGTTGCTTCAACGATTTTACCGTCTTTGAAGGTGAATTTAATATTTTCAAAAGTAATGCCGTTATACAGCGTTGGCGCGTTATAACTAATCGTTCCGTTCACTGAATTACGTACAGGGGCACTGTACACTTCGCCATCCGGAATATTTTTTTGGCCAGAACATTTCTCTGCACCGATATCTTTAATGGAGAAGCTCAGGTCTGTTCCCGGTCCAGTGATACGCACTTTGTCCGTGCGTTTCATCAGATTAGCCAATGAATCCTGTGCTTTGTCCATTTTAGCGTAATCCAGGTTACATACGTCGAAGTAGAAATCTTCAAACGCTTCTGTGCTTGTATTCGCCAGCTGTGCCATACTTGCATTCGGGTAACGAAGCACAA
This window of the Paenibacillus marchantiae genome carries:
- the cax gene encoding calcium/proton exchanger — protein: MRNRISSILLIATFALSAVAHYLKWDSILQFVISAISVIFVAGFLGKATENVAHYAGQRLGGFLNATFGNAAELIIAIFLVKEGLFDMVKASLTGSIIGNLLLVLGLSIFAGGLKFKIQNYNVSLAGLNGSLMIVAIIALFIPAVFLNTHSITQKDTNTLSLIVAGLLILAYIAWLVFSMVTHKNYLADVTVDEDEELPHEHAPEWSKKKSILYLVLATVMVAFVSEWLVGTLEVFTEQFGLSELFVGAFLVAIIGNAAEHSAAIMLAMKNKIGAAVEIAVGSSLQIALFVAPVLVFVSYFTGRTMDIVFTTIELVAIGVAVFIAKSITQDGSTNWYEGLLLMVVYVILGVSFFLV
- a CDS encoding YlaN family protein; this encodes MTSSDLQDQLHLKAISLLQEDADKIQKLIEVQMENLATRYCPLYEEVLDTQMYGFSKEVDFAVRAGLLPEGAGKQLVSALERNLAILYEALNKKNEQ
- a CDS encoding HPr family phosphocarrier protein, producing MSSNNAAVVEIAQTASKFTSSIVLHSENKYIDVKSILGLFTTLISTHSYELHVHGPDAAEAKAAMSEVFAKHGLNVSIASE
- a CDS encoding aminopeptidase — its product is MKDPRIQKLAANLVGYSVDVQPGENVLVEMIGTERDLINAIIEEVGKKGGNVFVQLTDKTVQRAMLKNATEEMMKTWAEIDLNRMKQMDCYIGIRAGENVNDLSDVPEEKMKMYNSLYSHPVHSEQRVKHTKWVVLRYPNASMAQLANTSTEAFEDFYFDVCNLDYAKMDKAQDSLANLMKRTDKVRITGPGTDLSFSIKDIGAEKCSGQKNIPDGEVYSAPVRNSVNGTISYNAPTLYNGITFENIKFTFKDGKIVEATSNDTDRINEILNSDDGARHIGEFAIGFNPHILHPMKDILFDEKIAGSLHFTPGQAYEETDNGNRSSIHWDLVLIQRPDYGGGEIYFDDVLIRKDGIFVIPELECLNPDRLK